A portion of the Candidatus Thermoplasmatota archaeon genome contains these proteins:
- a CDS encoding DedA family protein, with translation MSSFVAEIVGFVRDLVLVLGYPGIFLAMFVEGIITPIPSEAILPLAGSLAYEGRFEVWAVIVVATVGATLGSTVAYFIGDYFGRGFVHRFGKYFRLTEEHLERTERWFEKYGRASIFIGHCLPGTRSFISFPAGIAKMDLRNFVISTFFGALVWNTVLTLTGYFLSSQLDTLEGFFEYLDIIALIAVLSVIIVYFIWTRKRPAQV, from the coding sequence ATGTCCTCGTTCGTAGCAGAGATTGTGGGTTTCGTGAGGGACCTCGTTCTTGTTCTGGGTTACCCGGGAATCTTCTTGGCGATGTTCGTGGAGGGGATAATCACGCCCATTCCCAGCGAGGCGATCCTTCCATTGGCAGGCTCCTTGGCCTATGAGGGCAGGTTCGAGGTCTGGGCGGTCATAGTCGTTGCGACTGTCGGTGCAACGTTGGGCTCCACGGTCGCGTACTTCATCGGAGACTACTTCGGCCGGGGCTTCGTGCACAGGTTCGGGAAGTACTTCAGGCTGACCGAAGAGCACCTCGAGCGGACCGAGCGGTGGTTCGAGAAGTACGGCAGGGCCTCCATCTTCATCGGGCACTGCCTACCGGGGACGAGGTCGTTCATCTCCTTCCCCGCCGGAATCGCGAAGATGGACCTGCGCAACTTCGTGATCTCGACGTTCTTTGGAGCCCTTGTATGGAACACCGTGCTGACGCTCACGGGCTACTTCCTCAGCAGCCAGCTGGACACCCTGGAAGGGTTCTTCGAGTATCTGGACATCATCGCGCTGATTGCAGTTCTGTCGGTCATAATCGTCTACTTCATCTGGACAAGGAAGCGCCCCGCTCAGGTGTAG